From the Oceanobacillus kimchii X50 genome, the window CGCTATGGTTTCTAAATGGGCGTTTACGCTTTTGTTCTATTTAAATTATTTCTTTTTATATTTACGTGAATTATACTTCTCGTCAAATTCAATTCCTTCTAAATTCTTGTCCATGGTGAGCGGTTGTTTACAATGCATACATGCATCTACACGGCCAAGCATTTTTGTAGGTTTTTCACAACTTGGACATATTACAGGTACTGCTCGAAGTGATAAAGTACCAATCCACACATATACTGCACAACTAAGGATCACCATTAAGGTACCCAGGATAAAGAAAATTACCATTAACCATTCAATATTCTTGGTTAAAATACCACCGTACATTGTAATAATACCAGCAAAAACAAGTATCAATGCAAATGTGCGGATCTTATTTATTTTACTTGAGTATGTAAGTTGTTGTGACATGGTTGTCCTCCTTATTCTTCTATTGTAGTATAGCATAGTTTAAGAAAAGATTGAATTTGATTAGAGGATTTTACTGGAATGTAACGAATATATTAAATATTAGGTGTAGTGGGGAGGCGTCTTAATGGAAAATTTTTTAAGACCAATTTACCAAGAACATGCAAGTAATTCTAATACATTAGGAATTTTAACTATAGAAGCAACGCAATTCGATCGTCCATTAACAGATGGTTTTGATAGTATTTTACTTATTATTGTACGTGAACAATCAAATAACTGGTTTGTTAAACATTATGAAGTAGAGGAGAAAACTGCTGCGCTTCATTTAGTAAAAGAAGAGATATTAATGGAGTGGATAGACACGAGTGGTTATAGAAGAGCGGTCGAATGGATTATATATGGAAGGACCATCTATGATAGAAATGAATATGTAAAACAGCTTAAAGAAGAATTAAGGTTCTTTCCTGAAGACAAAAGAGATTTAAGGAAGGTTATTGATTTTGGTAAACTTGTAAAAAGTTATAGCGAAGCAAAATTACTTTATGATGCTGGAGAAATAAGAGATGCGCATAGTAAAATCCTAAATTCCTTACATTATTTAGCAAGATTATCAGTTATTGATCATGGTTATTATCCTGAAGTGACTGTATGGAATCAGGTGAAGAACATCGATCTTGAAGTGTATAAATTATATGAAACTTTATTAGACAGTAATGAGTCCATTGAAAAAAGAATTGAGCTAATGTTGATAGCTATGGATTTTGTGATGAATAATCGCGCGCACTCTGCTTCAAAACATCTCCTTGAGATAATGGACAAACAAGAAGAACCTTGGTCATATGCTTCGATAAAAGGAACTACTGATGTTCAACATTACACATACGATTTAAGCGCAATACTTTCCTATTTAGTTGAAAAAGGCATTGTAGAAGTGGTTTTATTAGAGACAAAAAACCCTGCTGTATTTCAACGCGCTTATAGATTGAAAGAAAAGTAATAGTAACATTCCTTGTGACTTTGAATATAATGAGATGGTGAAAGCGCCTAGGAAACGATTATTTTGCATTACCCCCCATATCTTTCCTTGTTTTAATGTTTGTGTTAAAAAAATGTAAAATAATCGTTGACTTTCATTATGAGCCATGGTAAAGTAAATTTCGTTGCTGATTTGAGCAAGCGTTCAGCAAAAAAAGATTTAAAAAAAACAACAAAAAAGTTGTTGACAAAAAAAACACAGCATGGTATATTTAAGAGGTCGCTGCTTAAGAGCGCNNNNNNNNNNNNNNNNNNNNNNNNNNNNNNNNNNNNNNNNNNNNNNNNNNNNNNNNNNNNNNNNNNNNNNNNNNNNNNNNNNNNNNNNNNNNNNNNNNNNNNNNNNNNNNNNNNNNNNNNNNNNNNNNNNNNNNNNNNNNNNNNNNNNNNNNNNNNNNNNNNNNNNNNNNNNNNNNNNNNNNNNNNNNNNNNNNNNNNNNNNNNNNNNNNNNNNNNNNNNNNNNNNNNNNNNNNNNNNNNNNNNNNNNNNNNNNNNNNNNNNNNNNNNNNNNNNNNNNNNNNNNNNNNNNNNNNNNNNNNNNNNNNNNNNNNNNNNNNNNNNNNNNNNNNNNNNNNNNNNNNNNNNNNNNNNNNNNNNNNNNNNNNNNNNNNNNNNNNNNNNNNNNNNNNNNNNNNNNNNNNNNNNNNNNNNNNNNNNNNNNNNNNNNNNNNNNNNNNNNNNNNNNNNNNNNNNNNNNNNNNNNNNNNNNNNNNNNNNNNNNNNNNNNNNNNNNNNNNNNNNNNNNNNNNNNNNNNNNNNNNNNNNNNNNNNNNNNNNNNNNNNNNNNNNNNNNNNNNNNNNNNNNNNNNNNNNNNNNNNNNNNNNNNNNNNNNNNNNNNNNNNNNNNNNNNNNNNNNNNNNNNNNNNNNNNNNNNNNNNNNNNNNNNNNNNNNNNNNNNNNNNNNNNNNNNNNNNNNNNNNNNNNNNNNNNNNNNNNNNNNNNNNNNNNNNNNNNNNNNNNNNNNNNNNNNNNNNNNNNNNNNNNNNNNNNNNNNNNNNNNNNNNNNNNNNNNNNNNNNNNNNNNNNNNNNNNNNNNNNNNNNNNNNNNNNNNNNNNNNNNNNNNNNNNNNNNNNNNNNNNNNNNNNNNNNNNNNNNNNNNNNNNNNNNNNNNNNNNNNNNNNNNNNNNNNNNNNNNNNNNNNNNNNNNNNNNNNNNNNNNNNNNNNNNNNNNNNNNNNNNNNNNNNNNNNNNNNNNNNNNNNNNNNNNNNNNNNNNNNNNNNNNNNNNNNNNNNNNNNNNNNNNNNNNNNNNNNNNNNNNNNNNNNNNNNNNNNNNNNNNNNNNNNNNNNNNNNNNNNNNNNNNNNNNNNNNNNNNNNNNNNNNNNNNNNNNNNNNNNNNNNNNNNNNNNNNNNNNNNNNNNNNNNNNNNNNNNNNNNNNNNNNNNNNNNNNNNNNNNNNNNNNNNNNNNNNNNNNNNNNNNNNNNNNNNNNNNNNNNNNNNNNNNNNNNNNNNNNNNNNNNNNNNNNNNNNNNNNNNNNNNNNNNNNNNNNNNNNNNNNNNNNNNNNNNNNNNNNNNNNNNNNNNNNNNNNNNNNNNNNNNNNNNNNNNNNNNNNNNNNNNNNNNNNNNNNNNNNNNNNNNNNNNNNNNNNNNNNNNNNNNNNNNNNNNNNNNNNNNNNNNNNNNNNNNNNNNNNNNNNNNNNNNNNNNNNNNNNNNNNNNNNNNNNNNNNNNNNNNNNNNNNNNNNNNNNNNNNNNNNNNNNNNNNNNNNNNNNNNNNNNNNNNNNNNNNNNNNNNNNNNNNNNNNNNNNNNNNNNNNNNNNNNNNNNNNNNNNNNNNNNNNNNNNNNNNNNNNNNNNNNNNNNNNNNNNNNNNNNNNNNNNNNNNNNNNNNNNNNNNNNNNNNNNNNNNNNNNNNNNNNNNNNNNNNNNNNNNNNNNNNNNNNNNNNNNNNNNNNNNNNNNNNNNNNNNNNNNNNNNNNNNNNNNNNNNNNNNNNNNNNNNNNNNNNNNNNNNNNNNNNNNNNNNNNNNNNNNNNNNNNNNNNNNNNNNNNNNNNNNNNNNNNNNNNNNNNNNNNNNNNNNNNNNNNNNNNNNNNNNNNNNNNNNNNNNNNNNNNNNNNNNNNNNNNNNNNNNNNNNNNNNNNNNNNNNNNNNNNNNNNNNNNNNNNNNNNNNNNNNNNNNNNNNNNNNNNNNNNNNNNNNNNNNNNNNNNNNNNNNNNNNNNNNNNNNNNNNNNNNNNNNNNNNNNNNNNNNNNNNNNNNNNNNNNNNNNNNNNNNNNNNNNNNTATTGAAACAAGGCTATTAAATTAGCACGCTTATTTACTGAAATAACAACTTAGTTAAGTGAATAAGGGCGCACGGTGGATGCCTTGGCACTAGGAGCTGAAGAAGGACGGGACTAACACCGATATGCCTCGGGGAGTTGTAAGTAAACTTTGATCCGGGGATTTCCGAATGGGGAAACCCACTGTTCGTAATGGAGCAGTACCTATACCTCAATACATAGGGTATAGGGAGCAGACCCGGGGAACTGAAACATCTCAGTACCTGGAGGAAGAGAAAGAAACCTCGATTTCCTGAGTAGCGGCGAGCGAAACGGAAAGAGCCCAAACCAGAAAGCTTGCTTTCTGGGGTTGTAGGACACTCCTTTGGAGTTACAAAGAAATTCTTTAAATGAATCGATCTGGAAAGATCAGCCGAAGAAGGTAACAGCCCTGTAATTGAAAAAGAATTTCCTCCGGAGTGTATCCTGAGTACGGCGGAACACGTGGAATTCCGTCGGAATCCGGGAGGACCATCTCCCAAGGCTAAATACTCCCTAGTGACCGATAGTGAACCAGTACCGTGAGGGAAAGGTGAAAAGCACCCCGGAAGGGGAGTGAAATAGAACCTGAAACCGTGTGCCTACAAGTAGTCGAAGCCCGTTAATGGGTGACGGCGTACCTTTTGTAGAATGGACCGGCGAGTTACGATCCCATGCAAGGTTAAGTGGAAGACACGGAGCCGCAGCGAAAGCGAGTCTGAATAGGGCGATATAGTATGTGGTCGTAGACCCGAAACCGTGTGATCTACCCATGTCCAGGGTGAAGGTCAGGTAACACTGACTGGAGGCCCGAACCCACGTATGTTGAAAAATGCGGGGATGAGGTGTGGGTAGGGGTGAAATGCCAATCGAACACGGAGATAGCTGGTTCTCTCCGAAATAGCTTTAGGGCTAGCCTCAAGATGATGAGTACTGGAGGTAGAGCACTGATTGGACTAGGGGCCCCTACCGGGTTACCGAATTCAGTCAAACTCCGAATGCCAGTTACTTAAACTTGGGAGTCAGACTATGGGTGATAAGGTTCATAGTCGAAAGGGAAACAGCCCAGACCGCCAGCTAAGGTCCCAAAGTATACGTTAAGTGGAAAAGGATGTGGAGTTGCCCAGACAACCAGGATGTTGGCTTAGAAGCAGCCACCATTTAAAGAGTGCGTAATAGCTCACTGGTCGAGTGACTCTGCGCCGAAAATGTACCGGGGCTAAACGTATCACCGAAGCTGCGGATTGTTCTTACGAACAATGGTAGGAGAGCGTTCTAAGTGCTGTGAAGTCAGACCGTGAGGACTGGTGGAGCGCTTAGAAGTGAGAATGCCGGTATGAGTAGCGAAAAAAGAGTGAGAATCTCTTTCACCGAATGCCTAAGGTTTCCTGAGGAAGGCTCGTCCTCTCAGGGTTAGTCGGGACCTAAGCCGAGGCCGACAGGCGTAGGCGATGGACAACAGGTAGATATTCCTGTACCACCTCATGATTGTTTGAGCGATGGGGGGACGCAGTAGGATAAGGAATGCGCACCGATGGATGTGTGCGCCCAAGCAGTGAGAAAGTCAGATAGGCAAATCCGTCTGGCAATTTCAAGCTGTGATGGGGAGGGAAATAAAGTACCGAAGTTCCGGATTTCACACTGCCAAGAAAAGCCTCTAGTTAGATCATAGGTGCCCGTACCGCAAACCGACACAGGTAGGCGAGGAGAGAATCCTAAGGTGAGCGGGAGAACTCTCGTTAAGGAACTCGGCAAAATGACCCCGTAACTTCGGGAGAAGGGGTGCTCCTTTTAAGGAGGAGCCGCAGTGAATAGGCCCAAGCGACTGTTTAGCAAAAACACAGGTCTCTGCGAAGCCGAAAGGCGAAGTATAGGGGCTGACACCTGCCCGGTGCTGGAAGGTTAAGGGGACGAGTTAGCTCTTCGGAGCGAAGCTTTGAACCGAAGCCCCAGTAAACGGCGGCCGTAACTATAACGGTCCTAAGGTAGCGAAATTCCTTGTCGGGTAAGTTCCGACCCGCACGAAAGGTGCAACGACTTGGGCACTGTCTCAACGAGAGACCCGGTGAAATTATACTATGCGTGAAGATGCGCATTACCCGCGACAGGACGGAAAGACCCCGTGGAGCTTTACTGTAGCCTGATATTGAATGTTTGTGCAGCTTGTACAGGATAGGTGGGAGCCTTTGAAGCGTGAGCGCTAGCTTCGTGGAGGCACCCGTGGGATACCACCCTCGCTGTATGAACATTCTAACCCAGGACCGTAATCCGGTTCGGAGACAGTGTCAGGCGGGCAGTTTGACTGGGGCGGTCGCCTCCCAAAGAGTAACGGAGGCGCCCAAAGGTTCCCTCAGAATGGTTGGAAATCATTCGTAGAGTGTAAAGGCAGAAGGGAGCTTGACTGCGAGACCTACAAGTCGAGCAGGGACGAAAGTCGGGCTTAGTGATCCGGTGGTTCCGCATGGAAGGGCCATCGCTCAACGGATAAAAGCTACCCCGGGGATAACAGGCTTATCTCCCCCAAGAGTTCACATCGACGGGGAGGTTTGGCACCTCGATGTCGGCTCATCGCATCCTGGGGCTGTAGTCGGTCCCAAGGGTTGGGCTGTTCGCCCATTAAAGCGGTACGCGAGCTGGGTTCAGAACGTCGTGAGACAGTTCGGTCCCTATCCGTCGTGGGCGTTGGAAGTTTGAGAGGAGCTGTCCTTAGTACGAGAGGACCGGGATGGACACACCGCTGGTGTACCAGTTGTTCCGCCAGGAGCATGGCTGGGTAGCTACGTGTGGAAAGGATAAGTGCTGAAAGCATCTAAGCATGAAGCCCCCCTCAAGATGAAACTTCCCATCACTTCGAGTGAGTAAGATCCCTCAGAGACGATGAGGTTGATAGGTCCGAGGTGGAAGCGTGGCGACACGTGCAGCTGACGGATACTAATTGATCGAGGACTTATCTAAGTTNNNNNNNNNNNNNNNNNNNNNNNNNNNNNNNNNNNNNNNNNNNNNNNNNNNNNNNNNNNNNNNNNNNNNNNNNNNNNNNNNNNNNNNNNNNNNNNNNNNNNNNNNNNNNNNNNNNNNNNNNNNNNNNNNNNNNNNNNNNNNNNNNNNNNNNNNNNNNNNNNNNNNNNNNNNNNNNNNNNNNNNNNNNNNNNNNNNNNNNNNNNNNNNNNNNNNNNNNNNNNNNNNNNNNNNNNNNNNNNNNNNNNNNNNNNNNNNNNNNNNNNNNNNNNNGTAGGACGCCGCCAGGCGATATTAATTATATTCCGGGTTTGCCTTTAAGGACAAGCGATGAAAGATAAATATCATTATTTATGGATCATTCCACAGTAGCTCAGTGGTAGAGCAATCGGCTGTTAACCGATCGGTCGTAGGTTCGAATCCTACCTGTGGAGCCATGGAGAGCTGTCCGAGAGGCCGAAGGAGCACGATTGGAAATCGTGTAAGCCGCTACCGCGGCTTCGAGGGTTCGAATCCCTCGCTCTCCGCCATTACACAATGGCCCGTTGGTCAAGCGGTTAAGACACCGCCCTTTCACGGCGGTAACACGGGTTCGAATCCCGTACGGGTCACCAATAATAATGTGGAGGATTAGCTCAGCTGGGAGAGCACCTGCCTTACAAGCAGGGGGTCGCAGGTTCGAGCCCTGCATCCTCCACCATATATATAATATAGTATTCCTCATATCGCGGGGTGGAGCAGTCTGGTAGCTCGTTGGGCTCATAACCCAAAGGTCGCAGGTTCAAATCCTGCCCCCGCAACCAAATAATAATGGTCCGGTAGTTCAGTTGGTTAGAATGCCTGCCTGTCACGCAGGAGGTCGCGGGTTCGAGTCCCGTCCGGACCGCCATCTAAATTAATTAGTTTATAGAAACAACATATGGCTTGGTAGCTCAGTCGGTAGAGCAGAGGACTGAAAATCCTTGTGTCGGCGGTTCGATTCCGTCCCGAGCCACTTTTTTATTTTTACGGAGGGGTAGCGAAGTGGCTAAACGCGGCGGACTGTAAATCCGCTCCTTCGGGTTCGGCAGTTCGAATCTGCCCCCCTCCACCATTTTTAATAAATATTTAGGGGTATAGTTTAATGGTAAAACGAAGGTCTCCAAAACCTTTGATGTGGGTTCGATTCCTACTACCCCTGCCAATATGGCGGTCGTGGCGAAGTGGTTAACGCACCGGATTGTGGCTCCGGCATTCGTGGGTTCAATCCCCACCGGTCGCCCTTTTTTAAATTTCAATATAGTGATTGGGCCATAGCCAAGCGGTAAGGCATCGGGTTTTGATCCCGTGTACCCCAGGTTCGAATCCTGGTGGCCCAGCCATTGCGGAAGTAGTTCAGTGGTAGAACACCACCTTGCCAAGGTGGGGGTCGCGGGTTCGAATCCCGTCTTCCGCTCCAGAGGCAGTGGCGGTATAGCCAAGTGGTAAGGCAGAGGTCTGCAAAACCTTTATCACCGGTTCAAATCCGGTTACCGCCTCCAATATGCCGGTGTGGCGGAATTGGCAGACGCGCACGACTCAAAATCGTGTTCCTTACGGAGTGTCGGTTCGACCCCGACCACCGGTATCAGAATAAGCGGGAAAAAGCCTTTAAGATCAAGGGTTCTCACAGTTGTGAGGGCTCTTTTTTTATTGCCCATTTCGCACGATTTAGGAAGTAAAATGACTAGAAGGAAAAATGAGAAATTGCAGGAAAACGCAAGGGTGAAAGAAGAGGGGATTTAAGTAAGGATGAGCTAAGGGTTGTTTTAGATGATCCAGAAGCAATTGAGTATTCTTTTGATGAACTATTAGAGGTATTTATTGGGATTGCCAGTATAAAAATCTAAGAGAACATACAATAAAATATTATCGTAGCGAACTTACAACTTTTAGAAAAATATTAAATGAACAAGGCTTAAATCTGTCTCCTTATGAAATAACTAATGAGATTATTAAGCGACATGTCGTAATGTATATGAAAGAAAAGGGTATAAAGGCGGTTAGTATAAATTCACGTCTGCGTGCATTAAGATCTTTTTTTAATCTTTTAGAGTCGCAAAACTATATTAAAGTAAACCCAATGAAAGATATTAAGCTGTTAAAAGATCGAAAAAGAATCGTTGAAACGTTTGATAAGAAACAAATTAAAGCATTATTCAATGCTTGTGACCTTCGAACTTTTGTTGGATATAGGGATAAAACTATTATGCTTTTGTTGTTGGAAACCGGCGTTAGAGCGAATGAACTTATTGGAATAAAGGTTATTGATATTATATGGTCACAGAAGGTAGTTCGTATAACAAAAACAAAAGGTGGCTATGAAAGGTTTGTACCCATTCAGAATAAAATGATAGATCAACTTAAAAAATATGTATCTATTAGAGGACAAATAGAGAACGATTATTTATTTATTACACAAGATGATGCACCGATGAGCAAGAGACAAATACAGAATAGAATTAAATACTATGGTGAAGTGGCAAAAATAAAGAATGTACGTTGTTCCCCTCACACTTTTCGTCACACATTTGCAAAATTAAGTGTTATGAATGGTGCTAATGCTTTTCAATTGCAGGCAATTTTGGGACATTCTACTTTGGAAGTGATAAAGGTCTACGTTAATTTATTCAGTAGTGAGGTTCAAGAAGGACATTCAAAATTTAGTCCATAAAAATCTATTTTAATTCGGTAGATATGTTCCCACAGATCATGCATATTGAGTGTGTAAATAGGCAGGAGAGGGAATTGTCTAATTAAAAAGTAAATCTCTCAATCAAAATAAACATTTCCGATTAAGACCCCGATTTCGTGAAAATAAACATTTCCGATTTCAGGGTCTTTTTCATGTTCATCCCTTGTCTTTTCTCGGTTTTCTAGTGTTTCCATTACGCAACATTATCGGAAAACTTTATTCCAAATACGGAAAAAATGTTGAAAAAACAGGTGAAATAGAGCCCAAAAACATCCATTTTTGAACCAAAAAACGTCCAAAATGGGGGTTCCG encodes:
- a CDS encoding YgzB family protein; the encoded protein is MSQQLTYSSKINKIRTFALILVFAGIITMYGGILTKNIEWLMVIFFILGTLMVILSCAVYVWIGTLSLRAVPVICPSCEKPTKMLGRVDACMHCKQPLTMDKNLEGIEFDEKYNSRKYKKK
- a CDS encoding nucleotidyltransferase-like protein — encoded protein: MENFLRPIYQEHASNSNTLGILTIEATQFDRPLTDGFDSILLIIVREQSNNWFVKHYEVEEKTAALHLVKEEILMEWIDTSGYRRAVEWIIYGRTIYDRNEYVKQLKEELRFFPEDKRDLRKVIDFGKLVKSYSEAKLLYDAGEIRDAHSKILNSLHYLARLSVIDHGYYPEVTVWNQVKNIDLEVYKLYETLLDSNESIEKRIELMLIAMDFVMNNRAHSASKHLLEIMDKQEEPWSYASIKGTTDVQHYTYDLSAILSYLVEKGIVEVVLLETKNPAVFQRAYRLKEK
- a CDS encoding tyrosine-type recombinase/integrase yields the protein MKYYRSELTTFRKILNEQGLNLSPYEITNEIIKRHVVMYMKEKGIKAVSINSRLRALRSFFNLLESQNYIKVNPMKDIKLLKDRKRIVETFDKKQIKALFNACDLRTFVGYRDKTIMLLLLETGVRANELIGIKVIDIIWSQKVVRITKTKGGYERFVPIQNKMIDQLKKYVSIRGQIENDYLFITQDDAPMSKRQIQNRIKYYGEVAKIKNVRCSPHTFRHTFAKLSVMNGANAFQLQAILGHSTLEVIKVYVNLFSSEVQEGHSKFSP